The Silene latifolia isolate original U9 population chromosome X, ASM4854445v1, whole genome shotgun sequence genome contains the following window.
GAACTAGATTGGACAGCCTTGAAGCTTTGTTGGCTAAGCTTCCTAGCAAGCAGTCTATGTGAGTCTCATATCTGCCATTTCTGTTGTTGAACTTGTTTTCGAGGTTTTAAACTATTAGTCTAAGTGTCAAACAAGAGTGAGGATTTCTGTCCCCTGTTTGTGGGTACTGCTCCTACAAAGCATTTGAGAATATTTACCATTTTAAcattttttgttgtcttttattttttttccttatGCCCGTTACTGATCTGCCTTTGCTTGGCGTATTTTAAACCAAAACATACAAATCAAAGGCAAAGAGAAAAATAGAAATAAATGATATTTAAGAGGCCCCGTAGTAATGCTTAAAACAAAGATAGGTGACTTGATGTATGCCACTATCACCGCAAAGATAAAAACTTTCCTTTTGGATTCCGACGTTTTCTTTAGAAGGGCCTGAAAATCATTAACTCTTTGTTTTGATACAGAAGTAGGAGGGTAGGGGAGGTGGATGGGGTGGAGGCCGGAGGGGAGGAAAAGGGACAGAGGAATAGGCGAGAGGGAATAGAGCTATGCCATTTTCCTTCCAAATATTTCATATGTTGTAGGGGTTTAGGTCTGGCTTGTAGAAGGGAAAATGGGTCCCACAATTTCCCTCCCCCTCCATATCGCTCCACTGCTCTACCCAACTTGCTGCCCAAACAAGGGAGATTGTCCCCCGCCCTATTCCTCCAATCCCTCCACCCAAAGCAGAGGGTAGAACCTAAAAGCCTTAAATTTCAACCCATTTTAACTTTTTGGAAACAATAACTTCAAATACTAGGGGAGAATCCTCTTGTTTATCACTCTTCTCAGAAAGTGAGAAAAAACCTGTTGACCCTCTTGCTTGGTCACATTGTGGCAATGTGCTTTCGACCTTGAATTCTTTCAGCCTCTTCTTTTCAGTATGCTTACTTCTCTATTTAGAAGGCAACTTTGATACTGGAGTTCAAGAGCCCGACTTCCTAATATATGTATTGTTTTGAAAATCTGCATAAAGGTGAAAGAAACTGCTCCATAGGTGGTGCCTGTAGTCAATCAATTGTGGTTGTTTGGTTCAAGTAATGTAATATGGGGAatggggaatagaaattgatatAGCAGTTTTTGTGACCATAATTGGATAAAATAGGAAAGGTTCCCGTATCATATGGAAACTTGCTTGCCTAGCTCCTATGCCCACATCTTTCGTGTTGTGTGTTAGACATTCTTGTTCGATATGGCACATGTATACACCAGTTTAGGCCAAAACACGCGATAGTTGGCTGAAGAAACGTATATGATAACCTTCTCTTGCTCGTGGTGTTTCATTTGGTTGTGATACACTATGGCGACCGTGTGAATTTCATAGGAAATTAGTAAATTACGCATCAAAGCATCTTAATATTTTATGAACCAAACAACCCGTACTAACCCAAAGACAAAGCTTTTGCAAAGAGCTAGGATTCTGCTGGCCCCTAGTCTAAAATAATTAGGATTCAAAGTATTACTCTTACTACAAGACCTAACTGTATTACTGTAGGTATGTAAACAGATTGAGCTCATCCCTTCAAGAGCTCAATATCTAAGAGTCGCTTTTTCCATACAGCTCTGGTAACGAGATTACTATTCGGCCTTGGCTCAGTTAGCTAAAGGGGCCAAACTCAGTGGCGGACCCAGAAACTTTTGAATTGAAGTgcacaattgaaaaaaaaaaacgaacaaaataattaaatattaaatttTATCATTGTCATTATATAATAAACAATACTCCAAAAAAATGGTTATGAGAAGCGATGGGAATTGGGAGGTCATGGTATGAAGTGTCGAACCCGCTTCCTAGCTGCCACGCATTCACTCTTTTACCGCTGAGACACATTGCTTTCATTATCAATTTTGACACGCGAATTGTATACGTTATTAGTTAGCTTgatttttaggaaaaaaaaattcAGCCAATCATGGGTGCGCACGTGGGGTGCTGTGCGCACCCCTGGGTCCGCCCCTGGCCAAACTGGATCCAAACTACTCAAGAATGGTCGAACCGTCGAACTTTCTTTCTTTCTAAGAGCccgtttatttatttaaatacgATGAATATAAAGATCTTATTGCATTGAGAAGCCTTCAATTATGAGATAAAGGAGTTAGAAACTCCATTAATTCTATTTGATGTTTTTAATAAGCTGCTTTACTCATAACTGAAGACATGTTAGTGACAATACAGAAGGAAAAAGTGAAGATGGGTCAAAATTATATTTGTGTACTTTATTTTGTGAAGGAACCTATATTCGACTTGAACATTGGTTCAGTCAACTATGGATGCTGCATGTGAAAGTTTCCCAGATGAGCAGCCCATAACCACTTCAGCAATTTGGTTTATTAACATCTTATATCAAAATGGTTTCGGCGTATTCCTAGGCCCTGGAAATTTGTTTCAAAAATGTTGTTTCTCGTTTCATCTCCCACAGTTTTGCCATGTTGCTAAGCGTTATACGATAAGAAACCAAAAAATATTCTTCAGTTTGAAATATCGAAGTTCTGACTTGTGTACTGGCCTCTGTTGATTTTAACCATATTAGAGTTTAACCATATAACTCCAACCTTTTTATACTCGATTTTCAAAATTCGTaccttattattttattttatttttctaaattCCCACCATTTTTCATCTAAATCTCCCACAAAAACCCCATTCTTGCTTAAATAAAAGGCACTTTATTGGCAATACTAAACATGCACGTCTTTCCCTTCTACGGCTCTACCAAAAGTAATATTTCACCAAGAATGAAGATATTTCGTTATTGGTACGGCACAAAAAAATGTTCTTCAATTTTACAAAATGGGCTTTGGTTGGTTTTAGAGGAAATGTCgagatttttgaaaaaaatacaAATGGTGGAGTTTCTCGAGTATACAAAAGGCGAGAGTTTCGAATTAACCCTTTATATTACCGTAAAATTGTGCTGTATAATGGGTTATTTCCTCTTAATATGACTCTTCTAAAGGTTACACTTTATTGTAAAATTGCAGAACAGAGAAAGAATTGAATCGGCGAAAGGATATGCTTTCAAATTTGAGATCTAAGGCAAAGCAGATGGCAAACACTTTGAACATGTCAAATTTTGGAAACAGAGATATGTTGCTTGGCCCGGAAGTAAAGTCGGCTGATGCCATGTCTAGAATTGCTGGCTTGGATAACCAGGGCATTGTTGGTCTTCAACGCCAGATAATGAGAGGCGAGTTGCTCAATTTCTTTCTGCCTGGGACttattttcctttttcctttGCCTGCAGCATGTATTCTAATGTTGTTTCTTGCATTTGATGCAGAACAAGATGAGGGGCTTGACCAGTTAGAGGAGTCTGTGCTAAGTACCAAACACATTGCTCTTGCTGTAAATGAAGAACTTGACTTGCATACAAGACTCCTTGTATggttctcaattttttttttatatagtcATCACACCTTACTTTATGTGATTCTTCGTTGAGTTTGTAAAGGTTTGTATGATAGTTTATGCTATCAGCTTTAACTGTTTTGTGATTTTCTGTGAGCAGGATACCCTGGACCGCCATGTTGAAGTTACAGGCTCTCGGCTGCAGGTTTACTTCTGATTATAGTCTTTACACCTTACTTTAAGTGATTCTTCGTTGAGTGTTTTTTTTAACAAAATTAGAGTGTTGTATTCTTCCTCCATTGGGTAAAGTATGTACATGTTTTCATTACAATTCCCTGCTTCCAAAAAATTAAAAAGAACCATTTTTGAATCTTCAGCTAATATATATTATTAGTACTATGTGCCTGAATTGGGAAAAATATTTGCGAACAACAAGCTAATAAGTATTATACACACCTACTGCCTTCACCAACACCACTAGCCTTGTCCGCAAAAGATCTTTGATTCCGTTCTTGTCACCCAGCCTAAACTATGCCTAACAACTCTGCTTTGCGTAGTTTATTCTTAGATTTCTCAAGTCCTGATTTTGCTGGTTTTAGCTGTTCAGTTAAGCTCTTAGGATTGACTAAACATTATGAACAATCCAACTCTTGATAGGTTATTGTTGGATACTTGGATATTGGATTTGTTTGCTTTTTTGCTGTGAGGCATCCATTGTATTGGGTGTAGTACTCATCAATCATCATCTAGCCCTTTAGGTCGTTTTTTTCCCTAATATTTGCTTAGTTGTGGTCGACGTATTAAACATATAAAAGCATTGCCTTACTACAGCACTATCAGGATTTTATAGCTTTTCTTCCAACAAAAACTTGCCGGCACGGCGGCACATGTTGAATTTTGAAATATAATAAGGTGACATCAATGTCTAATGATTTGTGTATAGCAGAACAGTGTGTCTGGAAATATGATTTATAAGGATTCTGTGATTAGGCTGTGTAAACATTGGTTAATTGTATCTTGTCTGAAATTTGTATTTTTATTGTTTGGAATGACTGTAAATATTAAAACTTTTTTTTGGTTATCATGAGAGGTCTCCTAGAGGCTAGAGATAAGGGAAAATCTCATATTTAGGTAACCACGAGGATCCAAACAATGATCCATCGACGAGAGctgattttttttatatatatttatctGCTAGTTTTGATCCCTAATTGGGATGGTTTAGGTCAAAGCTTATGTCGTCAAATTCACACATATGTGCCTGCATATGAAAAATAACTGTGATATTTCATACCTATGTGCTTCACATGTAGTGTCTGATATATAGGCACAAAGTCATCAACAATCACCTAATGTCCCTTAGGGTCAATCGGCAAGGGCCGTAAAAGCATTTAAAGAAATTGTATGCAACTTGACTTTATGAACCTAGGAAAAGCAATAACTTACAGATTTAAAGAACACAAATGAAAATAATTGTCGAGAATATAGTCCCTCAATTTCAGTTAATTACTTTACTTATGTGACTTTTTTCTTCTCGCAAAGAGTCAAATGGGGCTAATTCACATAAAAGGAGGAAGTACTACCTTATTCGATTATCTTAATTTTTAGAATTTCCATGTAGAATTGCCAAGACGAATTTTGGAATGTGGTAAGAAATCAGAGAATTGAAGGAGCACTATTGTATTGATTTTGAAAACACATTAGTGGAAATAATTATCTAATATACACTCCCTCTATAGTCTATTCCAATTAATTAGCACAAGACTTTTTCCTCCTCACAAAAATATAAACTAGGGTAATACACTGAAATGGGAGAAGTAGCACTTCATCTAGTTCTCGCAATTCTTATGATTTTTAAGATTATGGAGACGATTTTTGGAAAAGCGGTGACAGATAAGAGAATCCTAAGAGTACTATTGAAAAAGTACTTCTCACGTAATAGGGAATGACACACCTATACTTGATGAACTGTATATTGTGTTGATTGTCAAATTCAATCGTAACAATGACCTGAAATCGACTATGGTGGTCTAACCATGTGAGACGAAGACTAAGTGATGCGCCAATCAGAAGAACTGAAAAAGTGAAAAATAGTACTCCATAGTTAATATCTCTATTATACATTTTTTTGGTTGATTTTAGATTCTATAGATATAGATCATGTGTCGTCATGCGCGTAGGTAAAGCTCCTCTAGTTATGATTGTTGAGGTCTCTTCTATATGTGTGTGGGGggcattgtcccacatcggtagaaaaAGTCAAGGGACTAGTTTATAAGTAAGTGGGCTAATCCtcctattgccaattggttttaggatggaacctcACTTGCTTGTGGGCCAGTCTCGACTCATACTTCTAGAAGCCCACTGCGGAGGACTCAACAAAGCTTAAAAGCTTTAGCAAGTGACCCATGACTTATCCAAATTTGGTTCGGAGTACAATGTTTGTCTATAAAacaagatgcatcacaaaaaaaTTAGCCTAGCAACAGGGTTGTAAATATTGCTGTTTGAACTCTCTGTGCTTTGTCTCCTGTTCTTGTATTTAGCTTTGAACATTATATAAGAATGCCAGTCTTCTTTGACATATCCTAACTCCTAAATTGTTAAAGACTCATCTAAAGCTTTTTCTTAAACTGTGGCAACAGAGTGTAGCCCGAAGTCTGGCGCTTCTGAACAGGAGAACCAAGGAAAGTTGTTCCTGCTCGTGTCTAGTATTCTCAATTGCTGGAATTGTTATTTTAATCCTTACTATCTGTGTGCTGATCAAGTATTTGTAATCATATACCACATGAAAATCTTGTGTGCTTTTGCAAGTTCTTTTTGTTTTTCCCCTTCTCGCTGTCTCAATTTTTTCTGGGGTTTTTGGTTCAAGCCTCTTGTGTATTATAGCGAGTGTGCTCTACAGTGGTGTGTACAATGTAAAAACTACTGGGTTGATATATCTGAGTGTCTCAAATGTGATTGGTCAATTTCCAAAAATTCCCGAACATCTTGATGTCAACTAAGGCAAGAGAGTTTCTGTGAATGGTCGTTTCGAACAGGAGTGTCTCAAATGTCAATTTGGTTAATTCTGCCTATTTATTAACTGATTTAAGGCTAAGAGTTTTTGAGCATTTACTTCTTTTTCTACACTCTTTTAACTTGTTTTTTCCAAAAGGTTTTCACACACTATTAAACTAGGTTTGAACTGAAAAACTCGATTGAAAAGGCGAAGAACTCGGTCTAAAAGGTCGGCGAATTCGGTCAGTCGGTCTAATAGGTCGAAGGCTCTTCTAAAAATTGGTTTGACTTAATTAATTTCAAGTATATAAAACAAATACTCGTATAATACGGCGAGTTAAGATCATTTGTGGCCGTAGTTTACTTGTTTGGATTATTCACATTTGGGTGCATGGGTTTACTTAGGTGGATTATTCAGGTTGTGTATGACATGCGTCATACTGTCATATTGCATATATTGTTAGTCTCATTTGATTCGGGTCATCCTTAATCCAGGCTATTTTGGTTGCATTTTTAGATCAGGGTTGATTCGGGTCTGTTCATCCGAGCAGAGTCAGTTTTACTAGGTCTAGAGACGAGTCTTATGTTAGATCACTAAGCCAACTTAGTGCAGCGACCAGCGGATCTAGATGCATTCAgtgtaatgtttttttttttctggacAACTAACCAAATGTTACCATAAAAGCGTGAATTTTTTTCATAGAAAGAAAATGCATTCCTTTTACTAAGACAGTGCTCATTTCATTAAACAAACACAATCCCAAAAGCATGGGATTGTGAAAATACAGTCGTTTATTATTTGCTTGAAAAAACAAGAAAGAAAAGACACATAAAACAGTAAGAATAATAATTCAGCCGACACGCAGAGCATGCTTTGCTTAACCACGGCTTTGGGTGATGAGCAACCTGATATTGTTAAGAGCCTCAATAGCATCCTCAAGGTACTGAATAAGAGACGGTGCAAGGTTCCCAAGAGGATCCGCACTGGCTTCAACCTTCTCATCCTCCTCAACGGACGTGACTGTGTTAGGATCCGGGTTGTTCTCAAATGCCTCAGCTTGCTCCAGGAATGTGTCCATACGAGGTGTGGCAAATGACCTGACATTCTTGACATCGTCACCTCTACCAGCAAAACGCTGTCTTCCATGAGATGTACGTGAGCACATTGCAAATGGACGTCCCTTCTTCTCGTAGATGTCTCCGTCTTGCATGTACTCCAACATAAGATCCACTTCTTGTTTGAGGGCGTCAATTGACGCATTTGGCTCCTCGAATTCTGCATCGTCCAGTGCTCCTTGGGCATCTGTGAGGAGTTTTGTGGCGTTGACAAAGTCTCGCTTCTCTGCCTTTTCAATGGCTGATTCGATTGTTTCTAGAGTTTCAATGCGGAGGATCTCGGCCTTGAGTTTGTCGGATTCTTCTGATGACGGTGTTTTGGTTCGGGTCACGGTTCCCACTGTAGGTCTGGGGTTCTTCAGTGACCCACCAACTCTGAAATATATGCAGAATAGGAAAATTAGATGGTGAACATAGAACTCCAATTTGATGTTCTGGACAAAATTTAATTTGATTTTTACGATATTTTAGTAATTTCACTTTGTCGACCTGTGGTTGTGATAGAATTTGAGAGCGCGATTGAACTTGAGGGATTTGATTAATAATGAGGGAGAAGACATACTTGAATGAGCGTTTAACTCCAATGATTTTGGTGTCAGCAGACGTTTTAACGACGACAGCAGGGAGAAGAAACTCGACCACAATCTTTCGAACTTCTTGTTGGTAAAGATCACCAAAGATAATGGTGACAGAGCCATCGGCATTAGTGGTTTTTTTGTAATCACCAGCAAAAATCTTCTGGATTACAGACTTTGTTAACACACCAAGAACAGTATCATCCTCTGGTTGTATCGTCACTGTTAAGTCCTGAACCACAATACTAAGCAGTCCAGCCAAACACTGAGAGAATACAGTGCTCAAATTACTTGTTTCTGAGTCGTTCACTTCAGCATACGAGAATGTCCCGCTTATGCTGTTCTTCGCTATTGCTTCTAAAGCCTATACAACAATGTTTAGGAGAATGTCATTCCTGTTTCTAATACCACAGGACAAGGGAACAGGGAACAGGGAACAGGGAACAGAACCACTTACAGCAGGGTTGTAGTCTTTGCCAGAGCCAAAACCGAAGGTATGAACAGGAATTTTATCAAGAGGAATGGTCTCAGCTTTGGGGCCCTCATTCTGCACGCCATCAGACATAAGCATGATAGCCATGGCTCGACCCTCTTTGAGGTTTCGATCATTGAGAATCTGAAGGGCCATCTTAAGGCCTTCGGCTGTGTTGGTGTTAGTTGTGGTCCTCAAGTTGTTGACCAAAGCACCAACCTCAACTTTTGCATCAGCTGTCATCTGGCGCAGTTTGCAGACCCTGTCAGCTCGAGATGCAAAGGTGACAACCGATAAACGGTCATTTTGGCTAAGTTTTTGGATCAGAAAGATCATGGCCCGTTTCATTTTTTCGAGTTTGTTTTGTTGGCTCATGCTTCCGCTTATGTCTAAAACGGCAATAATGTCGACTCCCATCCTTTCCTTGCCGTTTGCAGCTCCAGTTACTTCCACTAGAACCGGGAACTTGGTTTCTTCGTTAGTCACATCCCTCTTACGCTCTATTTTAACTTCGATTACTCCGACTTTGAATTTGTCCACCACTACCCCTAGCCCTGAAACATGCTACAAGGTTACGCATAGGACCAGACAAACTCACAACTAACTAATGTTGTAATCCACTGTCGACTTTGAATTAGACCTTAATGGGTCGGATAACTCGGATTCCAAATCAGGTCAAATACGGTCATATCTTACCGGTTATGGATCGGGTTAAGGTCAGAATACGAGTCAAAATTAAGTTTTTGACATCTTTAATTTTACAATATTTAAGCCAAAATGGTGGACAATCTTTGGCCCAACGGATTAAAGTCGTCGTCTCTAATTTTGACCCTAAAATAATGGATCATTTTAGGCTGGGTCAATCGGATGTATGTCAACATTTACAGGTCTTTGACCCTGAAAAtaggtcgggtcgggtcaggcCAAGTTTTGATGGGTTTACTCGGAATTATACTTGTCCTTCAGTCCGGGTTTAGCGGGTCAATCGGATGTAGTAACGTGTAACCCGTGCAAAAATTTCCGAGTAAGTATTCTTACAGTCCTCTACAttatttttaacaaaaaaaagaaatgtCACTCAAAGTAGCTCTTTATGACACAAATTTGTGGTGGTTTGCTATAATTTGTCTACTTTGTGCATCATGTGAAATAAAGTCCACCGTAGCATAGTATTTAGAAAGAGAGTAATAATAAGTGGTTTGCAGGCTATTACATATATTTGAGGGTTTACATAGTGCATATTAAAGATAGCAGCTACGAATTCCCTCGTCATCagaaaaacaaaaaaagtaaTAATGCATCTATAGGCTATAGCTTTGGCCTTTGTGTTCTGCACGGAGTAATTTCAAACTGGTGGTATCCGTTTAACTTGAGACAGATAAATATTTTACTATTTCCTAATTCGTAAAAATTGTgtatagatcccgcgcgaatGCGCAGTTTTTTAGATAGGAATATCAAACAAAAGGATAATACGAAGTAGTTACAATTATAAAACCGGATATTTAActaactcaatttgatatttaattgtaaaatttattattattaatgttttgtattaatcggtGGAACAAGAAAAATTCAGTATAATCCAGTTGTatatataatataatgaaagctCAATTgcagatatgatataataaaaacACATTTACAGATATGATATTAAAAAGCTAAATTATAACCAAATTCATTTAGCGGAAAAATTTAGAGATTTTTTATTCTCTTTTAGTATAGGGGGATGTGAACATTTTCTGATAAAAAAATTTCACAGATTATTATCAAAAGTGACAATTTTAGTTTTAGCTTTTTACAATTACTCTAAATGGTTACTTTTTATTATGAAATAGAGATATTATTTTTCCCGTGTTAATTGACTATCGTCTGAAATGAAAATTTGTGTTCTGTTTTAGTGGGATTTTGAATCTCGGACCTTTGTGAAATACATTAGGACTCTGCATCTTGTGAATCATATGAGAATCCAATAACTAAATAT
Protein-coding sequences here:
- the LOC141617546 gene encoding syntaxin-51-like, whose amino-acid sequence is MALTTGDSWMKEYNEATKLTDEIDGMIADKTSTSDHGSESKRHLSTVRRKITILGTRLDSLEALLAKLPSKQSITEKELNRRKDMLSNLRSKAKQMANTLNMSNFGNRDMLLGPEVKSADAMSRIAGLDNQGIVGLQRQIMREQDEGLDQLEESVLSTKHIALAVNEELDLHTRLLDTLDRHVEVTGSRLQSVARSLALLNRRTKESCSCSCLVFSIAGIVILILTICVLIKYL
- the LOC141617543 gene encoding E3 ubiquitin-protein ligase WAVH1-like, producing the protein MVTYNDDEPIQVINENITTGLGVVVDKFKVGVIEVKIERKRDVTNEETKFPVLVEVTGAANGKERMGVDIIAVLDISGSMSQQNKLEKMKRAMIFLIQKLSQNDRLSVVTFASRADRVCKLRQMTADAKVEVGALVNNLRTTTNTNTAEGLKMALQILNDRNLKEGRAMAIMLMSDGVQNEGPKAETIPLDKIPVHTFGFGSGKDYNPAALEAIAKNSISGTFSYAEVNDSETSNLSTVFSQCLAGLLSIVVQDLTVTIQPEDDTVLGVLTKSVIQKIFAGDYKKTTNADGSVTIIFGDLYQQEVRKIVVEFLLPAVVVKTSADTKIIGVKRSFKVGGSLKNPRPTVGTVTRTKTPSSEESDKLKAEILRIETLETIESAIEKAEKRDFVNATKLLTDAQGALDDAEFEEPNASIDALKQEVDLMLEYMQDGDIYEKKGRPFAMCSRTSHGRQRFAGRGDDVKNVRSFATPRMDTFLEQAEAFENNPDPNTVTSVEEDEKVEASADPLGNLAPSLIQYLEDAIEALNNIRLLITQSRG